In Moorena sp. SIOASIH, the sequence AGCAAGATTTCATCCCCATCCCGCAAGGTAACATCCTGCCTGATATCACTTCTATTAATCAATTGCTGGAGATTGATATAATAAGTATTGCGCTGCCCAGAGCCTTCAAGACGCCGAAGTTCTACTTGCTTAACGTCTGCTGTTAGGGTAGCCCCCCCAGCCAAATTAATCGCTTGAGTCAGGGAGGGAAATTGCTGTCCTTCATTCAGACCCATGGTGTAGGCTCCAGGGCGACTCACTTCCCCAGCCACGGAAATTTTTAAAGGACGGGGTTTCACCAGACTCAAGGAAACTACTGGGCGTTTGATGTAAACTGAAAAGGCACTGGTGACGAGTTCGCTAGCTTGATCGAGAGTTTTTCCCCTTACAAATACACTACCAATCAAGGGTAAGTTAAGGGAACCGTTCACCAGTACTTGATACTGACCACTGTATTCATCAACATCAAAGATATTCAGGGTAAGAACATCTCCAGCATCAAGGGTATAAGCTCTGTCTGGTGGTAAAGAGTTACGCACAGGGGGTGTGGCTGCTGATACCGTGTTACTCTGATTCACCTTAATGAAGTCAGCAATGGATGGTGGAGCTGGTGCCTCGCTCGGGGATGGTGGAGCTGGTACCTGGCTCGGGGATGTTGAAGCTGGTACCTTGATTGAAGGAATTTGAGCTAGGGTAGGTTTAGGTAGGGTAATAGCGGAAACCACCAGTAAGCTTACACCCACAACTGGTCTAGTCAATTGTGGTATAATACTGTGATTCTTAGCAATTTCGCTTAATATCTCTTGGGGTCTTTTTTTCCCTAGGTTAACTGTATTGATCATAAACATATTGACTCTTGCTAGATAAAGACACACTAAATTGTGCAGAAAATCCGGAATATGTTGTGACTCAAGCCACCTCACCAATGTGTTTAGGGTTGTTTAGGGTTCATTGACGCTTCCCTTGGCCTGTCATTTGTAATTGGTTATTGGTAAGCATTCAGCTATCAGCTATCAGCTATCAGCTATCAGTTATCAGCTTATGGGCTATGGACAGGCTAATTGAGGTGCTTATGGGCATAGGGTAAGCAAAGGGAACAGCTTTTGAATAAGCGATGCAAAGGTGCGACCCGTGGCGAATTTAATTACGGGTCAAACGCACCTAAGCGGTCTTGGGGGTTCCCCCCATGAGGGACTGCCGTGGTTTCCCCCACTCGCGCTTTGCATCAAGACAACAGGTAAGCATTAGTTTAATCTGAGTTATGGAAAGCTGAACGCGTAGCGTGAGCTTTTAGCTCACGGCTGACCGCTGACGGCTGAATGCTTACGGTTATTGGTGACGTTGATCTGGTCTAGTGTTTCATCTCTTGATAGGCAATTTATAGGTAAAGCGCACTCACTACTATGACGTCTCTGATTGTGGTTGGGATTGGATAACAATTGACAACTGAAAATTGGTGAACACATAGATTAGCCTGGTAGAGCAACATTGTTAAAGAGCCGTTATCGGTTTGTTCTACTTAGAGGATACTCGTAGCTGGAAAGTTCCCCATCTGACCAACTGCTGCTATAAGTAATTAGTCATACTTAATTCTTAATACCCACATAATAGCACTGACACCAATCTGTTACCCTTTGCCAACTCTAAGTCAGCAGGTTATACTTGACTAGTAGTTTGCTATTCATCAAGACAGAAGGGGGTCTTATTTTTTTTTTGTGACGATTTAAAATAGAACAAAATTTATTTAATAACACAATAGATTTCGCTGCAGTTGTCGTGAACAGGTAACAGGGACTAATAATTGATTAAAACAGTATCAAGAAAATATTTTTTAAACAAAAGTTATTATTAAAATAATAATTATAAGTTATGCTATAATAGTTTTATTTACCTAGGTAATCAACTAAATCCTATCTAGATTTAGAGCTGGCATCGCGTTTAGATATTGCCGACACTAACCTTAATCTTTCACTCATAATCTACCTATTTATATCTATCCATATTTATCCAGAAATGAATTAGTATTAGCCATACCTTAACGACAATCTAGGATGATTAACTGAATTTCAAAGACTGTCGTTCAGGGCTATAAATTGGCATTATTCTTCTTTATTCATTGTACACATCGATTCATGATATCTAACATTGATAGTTAATTATATCATGACATGAATCGTTTATTTACTGAGAAAAGTTAATGAAAAAGGCACTGGTTTGTGGAGTATCTGGTCAGGATGGAGCATATTTAGCAAAATTGCTCTTAGACAAAGGCTATACTGTCTGTGGCACCTCACGGGATGCTCAAATGTCCTCCTTTAGGAACTTGGTGTATTTGGGTATCCGAGACCAAGTTAAGTTGGAATCAATGACACTGACGGATTTTCGTAGTGTCTTGCAAGTGCTGACAAAATTCCAACCCTATGAAGTCTACAACTTGGCGGGGCAAAGTTCAGTGGGTTTGTCTTTTGGACAACCGGTAGAAACCCTAGAAAGCATAGCGACTGGCACGATTAATTTACTAGAGGCAATTCGCTTTACTGGTGCTCCCATTAAACTCTATAACGCTAGTTCTAGTGAGTGCTTTGGGGATACTGGAGAACAAGCCGCTGATGAACAGACTCCCTTTCGTCCCAGAAGTCCCTATGGTGTTGCTAAAGCAGCAGCGTTTTGGGAAGTAGCTAACTACCGTGAAGCCTATGGGTTATTTGCATGCTCTGGTATTTTATTTAATCATGAGTCTCCCCTACGACCAGAACGATTTGTGACCCAAAAAATTGTTAGTGCTGCTTGTCGGATTGCTAACGGTAGTCAAGAGAAGCTTCGTTTGGGCAATATGGCAATTAAGCGTGACTGGGGTTGGGCTCCTGAATATGTTGAAGGAATGTATTTAATGCTACAGCAAGACCAGCCAGATGATTATGTAATAGCAACCGGGGAGAGTTATAAATTAGAAGATTTCGTGGCAACGGCGTTTGCTACAGTTGACTTGGACTGGCAAGACCATGTGGTGACCGATAGCAGCTTGTTCCGACCAACTGATTTGGCTTTAGGGAAATCTAACCCAGCTAAGGCAAGGGATAAGTTAGGCTGGCAAGCCCAATACAAAATGCCGGATGTGGTGCGAATGATGGTGGAAGCTCGGTTGGAGAGTTTGTCTGAGTGAAGGCTTGCATGGTTCGATGCAAAGGTTGACACTCCCCGTCCCAGAAGAACGGGGCTTTAAACCCATTTTTTTTGGTAAAGGGTAAAGGGGAAAAAGGGACTGGGGACTGAGACGGTGATCTAACTGGTGCTGCTGATATAACTCTGTCCCCATTACCCCATCACCCCATCACCCCATCACCCTATCAGCAGCCTAAAATCCTCGTAGGGAAAAGGAGGTATTTTGGGCTACCTGTAGGGCTTGGACTAGTTGACCTAAAGAATATTTCAAATGGGAGCCAGCATCCACTGCTACCCAGCCTTGGGGAGTGGCATGCCGCCATTCAAAGTGTAGGTGGGGACCAGTAGAATTACCGGTGCTGCCAACGCGGCCAATTACAGTTCCTTTTTGTACCCATTCCCCAGGTTGGACAAAGATTTCTGAGAGGTGAGCGTAGCGGCTTTCTTGGGAACCTTCCTCATGGCGCAGCATAACGGTCAAACCGTAGCCACCTAAGAAGTCAGCTGTTACTACTTCACCATCAGCCGCAGCAACAACCGGTGTACCTAGGGGTGCTGCTATATCTGTACCAGCGTGGAAACGGCGATTACCGGAAATCGGATGAATCCGCCAGCCGAATAGGGAGCTAATGGCAGAAGGAATGGTTACGGGGAACACAAAGCTGGATTGCCTGAAATTGGCCAGTCCTGAGGGTCGTTGGGTGAGATTGTAGTAGGCTAAGGCTGTAGGAAGTTTACGGACAGACCGATTCCGCCGAGCAACGCTAATCCCACGAGGAACCCATTTAGCTGGACGAGTTTTGGCAGGTTTAACCCGATTAAATCTGACCGGTTGAACTGAATTATATGAATTATATCTGACTGGTCGAACCGGATTATATCTAGCAGTTTGAGTACTAATTACTCGTGGTCTGGGTAATTGAGTTACTCTACTGTTCCGTCTACCTCCAGAGATAGCAATTGGTTGACGCCTCGGGGCAACACCACAATTCCCCCTGAGTTGCCCATTTCTGGCTACAGTCCGACAACCCCTTGACCGTTCAGTTAAAACAACTGCCGAGGGGGGAGTGTACCGTTTAGTGGCACCAACATTGTAGTTTGTGCGGTCAATATAGCTATTTTTAGCAGCCGCTTTTGGAACTCTAGGCTGTAATGCTACTGGATTGAGCTTGACTTTGGGTGGCTTGGCGACAGTGGCTTTAGCTGGTACAGAGAATTGGGTTCTACGCTGTACTGGTTTGACTGCGATCGCTTTTGTCCGGACAGATTTCCTAGCTGGTGGAGCAATCGGTTTCTTAACCTTGATAGCCACGGAGGGAGCTACTGATTTCCGGGCAACTTTTGGTGCTGGTGGAGCAATGGGTTTAGTGACCTTGGTTGCTGCTACTGCTTTTGAAGCAGCTTTTGCTGGGGCTGGTTTGGCCACTGGCACAGCTGGCACAGCAAAGGAGCTTGGGGCTGTAGGTTTTGGCTTTGCAGCAATAATAGTTGGATCAAATGCTGCTTCGGTTATAGATTTGGTAGTCGTGTTGACTGATACAGCTTCTATGGGTGACTGAGTTTTTGCCACAACCATACCGCTGCTGAGGACACCAATACTACTCATCACACTCAGTCCATGGATGAGTTTTGGGCATCGGTAGAAAATGCTATACAGAGTGCTACCAGGGGAGTTTTCTTTGGTCATTTACGACTCACTAAAAATAATTACTACACAGTTATACTCGCGC encodes:
- a CDS encoding SLBB domain-containing protein — its product is MINTVNLGKKRPQEILSEIAKNHSIIPQLTRPVVGVSLLVVSAITLPKPTLAQIPSIKVPASTSPSQVPAPPSPSEAPAPPSIADFIKVNQSNTVSAATPPVRNSLPPDRAYTLDAGDVLTLNIFDVDEYSGQYQVLVNGSLNLPLIGSVFVRGKTLDQASELVTSAFSVYIKRPVVSLSLVKPRPLKISVAGEVSRPGAYTMGLNEGQQFPSLTQAINLAGGATLTADVKQVELRRLEGSGQRNTYYINLQQLINRSDIRQDVTLRDGDEILLRTTTAINPEQTRLLSNASFAANASRPIQVAVVGEVVNPGAYVVKGETLGNNNINIGSADIRSTNAPPTVTQAIAIAGGITQDANVRQVKVRRLTQGGTQQEIALDFWQLLRQGDLTQDILLKEGDTILVTKADEIAPEVALALADSNLSAAAIPVNVVGQVQRPGNVQVKPNSPLNEALLAAGGFDDVRAEKGSVELVRLNRNGTVEKRDIEIDFTAPVNEETNPTLQPNDVIIVKRDGVAKTADNVERIARPASGIFNLIELPIRLFNLLF
- a CDS encoding GDP-mannose 4,6-dehydratase, which translates into the protein MKKALVCGVSGQDGAYLAKLLLDKGYTVCGTSRDAQMSSFRNLVYLGIRDQVKLESMTLTDFRSVLQVLTKFQPYEVYNLAGQSSVGLSFGQPVETLESIATGTINLLEAIRFTGAPIKLYNASSSECFGDTGEQAADEQTPFRPRSPYGVAKAAAFWEVANYREAYGLFACSGILFNHESPLRPERFVTQKIVSAACRIANGSQEKLRLGNMAIKRDWGWAPEYVEGMYLMLQQDQPDDYVIATGESYKLEDFVATAFATVDLDWQDHVVTDSSLFRPTDLALGKSNPAKARDKLGWQAQYKMPDVVRMMVEARLESLSE
- a CDS encoding peptidoglycan DD-metalloendopeptidase family protein — its product is MTKENSPGSTLYSIFYRCPKLIHGLSVMSSIGVLSSGMVVAKTQSPIEAVSVNTTTKSITEAAFDPTIIAAKPKPTAPSSFAVPAVPVAKPAPAKAASKAVAATKVTKPIAPPAPKVARKSVAPSVAIKVKKPIAPPARKSVRTKAIAVKPVQRRTQFSVPAKATVAKPPKVKLNPVALQPRVPKAAAKNSYIDRTNYNVGATKRYTPPSAVVLTERSRGCRTVARNGQLRGNCGVAPRRQPIAISGGRRNSRVTQLPRPRVISTQTARYNPVRPVRYNSYNSVQPVRFNRVKPAKTRPAKWVPRGISVARRNRSVRKLPTALAYYNLTQRPSGLANFRQSSFVFPVTIPSAISSLFGWRIHPISGNRRFHAGTDIAAPLGTPVVAAADGEVVTADFLGGYGLTVMLRHEEGSQESRYAHLSEIFVQPGEWVQKGTVIGRVGSTGNSTGPHLHFEWRHATPQGWVAVDAGSHLKYSLGQLVQALQVAQNTSFSLRGF